The Oncorhynchus nerka isolate Pitt River linkage group LG9a, Oner_Uvic_2.0, whole genome shotgun sequence genome has a segment encoding these proteins:
- the LOC115134491 gene encoding ras-related protein Rab-19-like: MAPETLDLAQKTTIPKMQWCRWAGNWKSHLPGKSSGPEQDDSFDFLFKIILVGDSDVGKTCVVQSFKSGVFMEKQQNTIGVDFTVRTMDIDGRKVKLQVWDTAGQERFRTITQSYYRSAHGAIVAYDITRRPTFESVTHWIQEVEQYGAASVVLILIGNKSDLQSERQVLFEDACTLAEGKGALAALETSAKEAQNVEAAFVLMARELMVRNGLTITDEHSQASPHFPNSHPIHGSDSTDRKSCC, from the exons ATGGCGCCTGAG ACCCTGGACCTTGCCCAGAAAACTACAATTCCCAAGATGCAGTGGTGCAGGTGGGCAGGCAACTGGAAATCACACCTGCCAGGAAAG TCCTCTGGGCCGGAGCAGGACGACTCCTTCGACTTCCTCTTTAAGATCATCCTGGTGGGAGACTCGGACGTGGGGAAGACCTGCGTGGTCCAGAGCTTTAAGTCTGGTGTCTTCATGGAGAAACAACAAAACACTATTGGGGTGGACTTCACCGTACGCACCATGGACATTGATGGCAGGAAGGTCAAG CTGCAGGTGTGGGACACGGCTGGACAGGAGCGTTTCCGCACAATCACCCAGAGTTATTACCGCAGTGCCCACGGCGCTATAGTGGCCTATGACATCACACGGCGTCCAACTTTTGAATCTGTGACACACTGGATCCAGGAAGTGGAGCAGTACGGGGCTGCTAGCGTTGTTCTCATCCTCATTG GGAACAAGTCGGATCTGCAGTCGGAGAGACAAGTGCTGTTTGAGGATGCCTGTACTCTGGCTGAAGGGAAGGGTGCGCTGGCTGCCTTGGAAACCTCAGCCAAGGAGGCCCAGAATGTGGAGGCAGCCTTCGTGCTAATGGCCCGGGAGCTGATGGTTAGGAACGGCCTGACCATCACAGACGAACACTCACAGGCCTCCCCACACTTCCCAAACTCCCATCCTATCCATGGCTCCGATTCCACGGACAGGAAATCATGTTGTTGA
- the LOC115134490 gene encoding coiled-coil domain-containing protein 34-like, whose amino-acid sequence MSSFPASASKSFSSTPLKTYQDSGRELHRSKSVDYDSTGDSTYSLLSPIYHDSYESDEDLAAAHHVHQIDTSATQSDDARPLSPIRDDPQQKPPERRAVTEAEDPEACLSAWERWLVCKAKEERLRIEKKAEEERLLRERNEEQEREQQKKKMVVEEKIQEWLQMKKEQEKQEKLLKESKEQKEMQRQQQKQREIEQKAEEKYREWLRRKNLEKMESERRAKEEAASREAQERERRQRAEENFKEWLRAQDKSRPSPNAPGCPRGGYDNVTYPSPSFYNPIPWKPIHVPQPEKTPVKKTSHRKRPSQPKYQNSPSIPFRLRDTVSSAARLQRR is encoded by the exons ATGTCAAGCTTTCCTGCCTCCGCCTCTAAGAGTTTTAGCTCGACTCCTCTAAAGACTTACCAGGACAGCGGCAGGGAACTGCACCGATCCAAGAGTGTGGACTATGACTCAACAGGCGACTCCAcctactctctgctctcccccaTCTACCATGACAGCTATGAGAGTGATGAGGACCTGGCTGCAGCTCACCACGTACATCAGATAGACACCTCAGCCACACAGAGTGATGACGCCAGACCCCTCTCACCCATCAG AGATGATCCACAACAGAAGCCCCCAGAGAGGAGAGCAGTAACTGAGGCGGAGGATCCAGAGGCATGTCTCTCTGCCTGGGAGAGGTGGCTGGTCTGCAAAGCCAAAGAGGAGAGACTCAGAATAGAAAAGAAAGCAGAAGAG GAGCGCCTACTGAGGGAGAGGaatgaggaacaggagagagagcagcagaagaAAAAGATGGTGGTGGAGGAGAAGATCCAGGAGTGGCTGcagatgaagaaagaacag GAGAAGCAGGAGAAATTGCTGAAGGAGAGCAAAGAGCAGAAGGAGATGCAGAGGCAGCAGCAGAAGCAGAGGGAGATTGAACAGAAAGCAGAGGAGAAGTACAGAGAGTGGCTACGGAGGAAGAACCTGGAGAAaatggagagcgagaggagagcgaAG GAGGAGGCAGCCAGCAGAGAGGCTCAGGAGAGGGAgcgcagacagagagcagaggaaaaCTTTAAGGAATGGCTTCGTGCCCAGGACAAGAGCCGACCCAGTCCCAATGCACCCGGCTGCCCGCGAG GTGGCTATGACAATGTAACGTACCCATCTCCCAGCTTCTACAACCCAATCCCATGGAAGCCCATCCACGTCCCGCAACCAGAGAAAACACCAGTGAAGAAGACTTCCCATAGGAAACGGCCAAGTCAGCCCAAGTACCAGAACAGCCCCAGCATCCCATTCAGACTCAGAGACACTGTAAGCTCGGCAGCTCGCCTGCAGAGGAGATGA
- the LOC115134492 gene encoding E3 ubiquitin/ISG15 ligase TRIM25-like, with protein MAEAVFDKDLMTCSICLDPLKDPVTTACGHSYCMGCIKESWDQDDGKGVYSCPQCRQTFTPRPVLGKNTLLNELVEKLKMTGQAAPPAYCYAGPLDVGCDICAGRKLKAVKSCLLCLASYCATHLKLHNDLNQGKKHKLIDATRLQEKICTRHDKLLEVYCRTDQQCICLLCVIDDHKGHDIVAAAEERTEKQKQLGGNNLKSQQRIQKREKEMQELRRAVDSLKRSAQAELFDSERTLTELIHSVEKRRSEVKELISA; from the exons ATGGCAGAAGCTGTTTTTGATAAGGATTTGATGACCTGTTCAATCTGTCTGGATCCACTGAAGGATCCAGTGACTACTGCCTGTGGACACAGTTACTGTATGGGCTGCATTAAAGAAAGCTGGGATCAGGATGATGGGAAAGGTGTCTACAGCTGTCCCCAGTGCAGGCAGACCTTCACCCCAAGGCCTGTTCTGGGGAAAAATACTCTACTGAACGAATTGGTGGAGAAACTGAAGATGACAGGACAAGCTGCTCCTCCTGCTTACTGTTATGCTGGACCTTTAGATGTGGGGTGTGACATCTGCGCTGGGAGAAAACTCAAAGCTGTCAAGTCCTGTCTGCTGTGTCTTGCCTCTTACTGTGCGACTCACCTAAAACTTCACAATGACCTCAACCAAGGAAAAAAACACAAGTTGATTGATGCTACTAGACTACAGGAGAAGATTTGCACTCGCCATGACAAACTGCTGGAGGTTTACTGTCGTACCGATCAGCAATGtatctgtctgctgtgtgtgatTGATGATCATAAAGGCCATGATATAGTCGCCGCTGCAGAAGAAAGGACTGAAAAACAG AAGCAGTTGGGGGGAAATAATCTGAAATCCCAGCAGAGAatccagaagagagagaaggagatgcagGAGCTGAGACGGGCTGTGGACTCTCTGAAG CGCTCTGCACAAGCGGAATTGTTTGACAGCGAGAGGACCTTGACTGAGCTCATCCACTCCGTTGAGAAAAGGCGCTCTGAGGTGAAGGAGCTGATCAGTGCCTAA
- the LOC115134493 gene encoding kxDL motif-containing protein 1-like — translation MEPTASGIFCNRMLSMVNSEDVNAIIQAQRHMLDRFEKTNEMLINFNGLSNVRLQQMNEHFLLHTRTLVEMKKDLDSIFRRIRTLKGKIAKQYPEAFSNAHESPVLEDDEFDPIPPSVATMITATMSGQSTESCDTSPDFISPNVSRCSEDLSQDQAETPTSDQGLPSPETDMLRDEGPDSVPAE, via the exons ATGGAACCCACAGCTTCTGGAATATTCTGTAACAGAATGCTTAGCATGGTAAACTCTGAGGATGTCAACGCCATCATCCAAGCCCAGAGGCACAT GCTGGACCGCTTTGAGAAGACCAATGAGATGCTGATCAACTTCAATGGACTTTCCAACGTGCGGCTGCAGCAGATGAATGAACACTTCCTGCTTCACACGCGCACCCTGGTGGAGATGAAGAAGGACTTGGACAGCATCTTTAGGAGAATCAG GACTTTAAAGGGCAAGATCGCCAAGCAGTACCCAGAGGCCTTCAGCA ACGCCCACGAGTCGCCGGTCCTGGAGGACGACGAGTTTGATCCCATCCCGCCCAGTGTCGCCACGATGATCACCGCCACCATGTCGGGGCAGAGCACCGAGTCATGTGACACGAGCCCCGACTTCATTTCCCCGAATGTAAGCCGGTGTTCCGAAGACCTCTCCCAGGATCAGGCCGAAACGCCCACCTCTGACCAAGGCCTGCCTAGCCCTGAAACGGACATGCTGAGGGACGAGGGCCCGGACTCAGTACCTGCAGAGTAG